The Bacteroides sp. AN502(2024) DNA segment CTACCGCTCAAAGGCTCCGGGCATCGGTGGTTTGAAATTATACCATGAGCTCCGCTCCCTTTATGGAAGCGAGATAACCGGAGGGCGGGATGCCTTCCTTCATCTGCTGCGTTCGGAACGCCTTATGCTGCCCCCGAAGAAACCCAGGCATACGACGGACTCCCACCATCTTTACAAGAAGTATCCGAATCTGATCAAGGGGGTAACGGCACAATACCCGAACCATATCTGGGTATGTGACATCACTTACATCTGGATTGAAGGTGGCGTATGCTACCTCCATCTTGTAACGGACATGTACTCACATGCCGTTTTAGGATGGGTGCTCTCTCCCAGTTTGCATGCCGAATATACGCTACAGGCACTGGAACAGGCCATCAATGAGGCTGGAGGTGGCAATCTTTGCGGCACAATCCACCATTCCGACCGGGGGGTACAGTATGCCTGCGATGCCTATATCGACACACTGGTCACTCATCATATACGTGTGAGCATGACTGAAGATTACAACCCGACGGACAATGCGGTAGCAGAAAGGATGAATGGCATCCTGAAAACGGAATGGATATACGGCATGTCGCTGTTCAGGGATAAAGAGATGGCACGGGAGCAGATTACGCGAATGATTGACTTCTATAATAATGGACGACCGCATATGAGCATAGGTATGAAAAAACCCATGGACGTATATCATGGAGAGGTGCCGGGAAAATCATTGTGGAAAAAATAAGGTTCCATATGATAAATAAATACTATATTTGCGATACCGAGAACCCGGGACATGACGGTTTAAGCCATTGTCTCACAAAAGCCAATAGGGTGTCGAACCCTATTGACTTTTACCGAGAGCCCGAGCACACTCAGATTTGTCCATTGTTTTTACGTATGACAACTATCTTAGGAGCAAAGGGAAGAAACTAACAACTGTTTTAGTTATGAATAACAGAATGTGACAACTTATTTAGTAACTAGCCTCTAAAAGTGACAACCATTTCTAGTATAAGTCAGAACAAAGTGTTTCGCGCCTTGAAACAAAGTGTTTTGCGCCTTGAAACAAAGTGTTTTGCGCCTTGAAACAAAGTGTTTCAAGTAATTGAACTTGGTTGCGCTGAACATGAACACATAGTACGTAGTGAGTAGTAAACTGTACTAATCCGGTATTTGAATGATATGTTGCAGATAACTTTATCTGCAACCATCTGCAACAGGTATCTGCAACAGTATAAGTTGTTTGTATTCATCGATTTAGCATGATTTTGTTGCAGATGGCAGATGTTTTGTGCTTTACAAACATAGAGAGGAACTCCCGGTATGATG contains these protein-coding regions:
- a CDS encoding IS3 family transposase, with translation MKTLCGLFGMSSQAYYKKKKNLLSRHQIRTAILDAVFFYRSKAPGIGGLKLYHELRSLYGSEITGGRDAFLHLLRSERLMLPPKKPRHTTDSHHLYKKYPNLIKGVTAQYPNHIWVCDITYIWIEGGVCYLHLVTDMYSHAVLGWVLSPSLHAEYTLQALEQAINEAGGGNLCGTIHHSDRGVQYACDAYIDTLVTHHIRVSMTEDYNPTDNAVAERMNGILKTEWIYGMSLFRDKEMAREQITRMIDFYNNGRPHMSIGMKKPMDVYHGEVPGKSLWKK